TCGGATCGGCCGGTGCCTGGGTTGATGCGATAGGAAGCAGCATTAACCTTTCATCAAATAGCTATAACAGAACTTTAGCACCGGGAGAATATCACATTTTTAGTAAGGCAGCTTTAAAGTAAAAATCTGTAGGCAATAATCTTGTTGTTTTTAGTTAATATTGTGATAACAACTAACAGGTTAATGAGCAGTAAACTAACGCATCACTTATTATGGGAACGGTTACGGGTTGGCGATAAAGATGCGTTTTTTGATCTGTATGCAGCGCTTTATTATCCACTTGTTAATTTCGGTATCAGGGTTTGTGCCGATGCCGATACTGCCAGTGAAGCTACAGATCTTGTTTTTACCACCATTTGGGAGAAACACGAAAGCTTAACCCGTGTTGATCATGTTGAAGCCTATCTGCGTACCTTTCTTAAGCGCAAATTGCTCAGGATATTGGAAAGAAAGCGCAAAATTAACGATGCGCTTTTTAAT
The nucleotide sequence above comes from Pedobacter riviphilus. Encoded proteins:
- a CDS encoding RNA polymerase sigma factor — translated: MSSKLTHHLLWERLRVGDKDAFFDLYAALYYPLVNFGIRVCADADTASEATDLVFTTIWEKHESLTRVDHVEAYLRTFLKRKLLRILERKRKINDALFNAGADGDWMEMSYEEFIVKVQSDELVQHQLKNALEKLTFKQKQLIHLKFFEGLSYEQIAEQSNQTIKTAYNTIYDALKILRKEFNT